The Salvia miltiorrhiza cultivar Shanhuang (shh) chromosome 1, IMPLAD_Smil_shh, whole genome shotgun sequence genome has a window encoding:
- the LOC131015821 gene encoding calmodulin-like isoform X1 gives MAVQLTDEQISEFKEAFSLFDKDGDGCITTKELGTVMRSLGQNPTEAELQDMINEVDADGNGTIDFPEFLNLMARKMKDTDSEEELKEAFRVFDKDQNGFISAAELRHVMTNLGEKLTDEEVDEMIREADVDGDGQINYEEFVKVMMAKKRQQRIKSSKRGIENSNGNASSNGRRKKSKLRECLIL, from the exons ATGGCGGTTCAGCTCACCGATGAACAGATCTCCGAATTCAAGGAAGCATTTTCTCTATTTGACAAGGATGGCGACG GTTGCATCACCACGAAGGAGTTGGGGACTGTGATGCGTTCTTTGGGACAGAACCCAACCGAGGCTGAGCTCCAGGATATGATTAATGAGGTTGATGCTGATGGTAATGGAACAATTGACTTCCCTGAGTTCCTCAACTTGATGGCTCGCAAGATGAAGGACACTGATTCCGAGGAGGAACTCAAGGAAGCTTTCAGGGTTTTCGACAAAGACCAGAATGGATTCATATCTGCAGCTGAACTCCGCCACGTGATGACAAATCTCGGGGAGAAGCTAACTGACGAGGAAGTTGATGAGATGATCCGTGAGGCTGATGTGGATGGTGATGGCCAGATCAACTACGAGGAGTTTGTCAAGGTCATGATGGCCAA AAAGCGGCAGCAAAGGATCAAATCAAGCAAAAGAGGTATTGAGAATAGCAATGGCAATGCGAGCAGCAACGGCAGGCGTAAGAAAAGCAAACTTCGTGAATGTTTGattctctaa
- the LOC131015821 gene encoding calmodulin-like isoform X2 codes for MAVQLTDEQISEFKEAFSLFDKDGDGCITTKELGTVMRSLGQNPTEAELQDMINEVDADGNGTIDFPEFLNLMARKMKDTDSEEELKEAFRVFDKDQNGFISAAELRHVMTNLGEKLTDEEVDEMIREADVDGDGQINYEEFVKVMMAKV; via the exons ATGGCGGTTCAGCTCACCGATGAACAGATCTCCGAATTCAAGGAAGCATTTTCTCTATTTGACAAGGATGGCGACG GTTGCATCACCACGAAGGAGTTGGGGACTGTGATGCGTTCTTTGGGACAGAACCCAACCGAGGCTGAGCTCCAGGATATGATTAATGAGGTTGATGCTGATGGTAATGGAACAATTGACTTCCCTGAGTTCCTCAACTTGATGGCTCGCAAGATGAAGGACACTGATTCCGAGGAGGAACTCAAGGAAGCTTTCAGGGTTTTCGACAAAGACCAGAATGGATTCATATCTGCAGCTGAACTCCGCCACGTGATGACAAATCTCGGGGAGAAGCTAACTGACGAGGAAGTTGATGAGATGATCCGTGAGGCTGATGTGGATGGTGATGGCCAGATCAACTACGAGGAGTTTGTCAAGGTCATGATGGCCAA AGTCTAG
- the LOC131007803 gene encoding zinc finger protein ZAT11-like, producing MELEIPEEEQGCQFSPKLPGWSKTGKRTRAHQRCPSDDELAAEDLPPKKRKLDSGNSERNGKDLCCMKQHRCSICRRCFSSYQALGGHKAHHNKEGILEALHQCTFCYKVFSKGQALGGHRRHCQQPPIPKMFSFDLNELPPECSLEINKS from the coding sequence ATGGAGCTCGAAATTCCCGAGGAGGAACAGGGATGTCAGTTCAGTCCGAAACTACCCGGATGGTCGAAAACGGGCAAGAGGACGAGGGCTCACCAGCGGTGCCCGTCCGACGACGAATTAGCGGCAGAGGATCTTCCACCAAAGAAGAGGAAGTTGGATTCAGGTAATAGTGAAAGAAATGGGAAAGATTTGTGTTGCATGAAGCAGCATAGATGCAGCATATGCAGGAGGTGTTTTAGTAGCTATCAAGCATTGGGAGGGCACAAAGCCCACCACAACAAAGAGGGAATTCTTGAAGCATTGCATCAATGCACATTCTGCTACAAGGTTTTCTCCAAAGGGCAAGCTCTCGGCGGCCATAGGCGTCACTGCCAACAACCCCCAATCCCTAAGATGTTCAGTTTTGATCTCAATGAGCTCCCACCTGAATGCtcattagaaattaataaatcttaa
- the LOC131015838 gene encoding COP9 signalosome complex subunit 2, translating to MGSDADMEDYGFEYSDEEPEEQDVDIENQYYNSKGLVEADPEAALEGFAEVVRMEPGKADWGFKALKQTVKLYYKLGRYTEMMDAYRDMLTYIKSAVTRNYSEKCINNIMDFISGSAGQNFSLLQEFYQTTLKALEEAKNERLWFKTNLKLCKIWFDIGEYGRMSKILKELHKSCQKEDGTDDQKKGTQLLEVYAIEIQMYTETKNNKKLKELYQKALSVKSAIPHPRIMGIIRECGGKMHMAERQWPDAATDFFEAFKNYDEAGNQRRIQCLKYLVLANMLMESEVNPFDGQEAKPYKNDPEILAMTNLIAAYQRNEILEFEKILKSNRRTIMDDPFIRNYIEDLLKNVRTQVLLKLIKPYTRIRIPFISKELNVPEKDVEELLVSLILDNRISGHIDQVNRLLERGDRSKGMKKYTAIDKWNTQLKLLYQTVGNRVC from the exons ATGGGTTCCG ATGCTGATATGGAGGATTACGGGTTTGAGTACTCCGACGAGGAGCCGGAGGAACAGGATGTTGATATTGAAAATCAGTATTACAACTCTAAAG GCTTAGTCGAAGCAGACCCCGAAGCAGCGCTTGAAGGTTTTGCAGAAGTGGTGCGTATGGAACCAGGAAAAGCTGATTG GGGATTTAAAGCTTTGAAGCAAACTGTTAAGCTTTACTATAAGCTTGGGAGGTACACGGAAATGATGGATGCTTACAGGGACATGTTAACTTACATCAAGTCTGCAGTCACTCGAAATTACAGTGAAAAATGCATAAACAATATCATGGATTTTATCTCTGGATCTGCTGGTCAGAATTTTAGTCTGCTGCAAGAGTTTTACCAAACCACCCTGAAGGCCCTTGAAGAGGCAAAGAACGAG aGGCTATGGTTCAAGACGAATCTAAAATTGTGTAAAATATGGTTTGATATTGGCGAATATGGGCGGATGAGCAAG ATTTTGAAAGAGCTTCATAAATCTTGTCAAAAAGAAGATGGTACTGATGATCAGAAGAAAGGCACTCAATTGTTGGAAGTGTATGCAATTGAAATCCAAATGTACACTGAAactaaaaacaacaaaaaactgAAG GAATTATATCAAAAAGCACTATCAGTCAAATCTGCAATCCCTCATCCAAGAATCATGGGTATTATTCGTGAATGTGGTGGAAAAATGCATATGGCAGAGCGACAATGGCCAGATGCAGCCACTGATTTCTTTGAAGCTTTTAAAAACTATGATGAAGCTGGGAACCAGAGGCGCATCCAGTGCCTAAA GTACTTGGTTCTGGCAAATATGCTGATGGAATCAGAAGTTAATCCATTTGACGGCCAAGAGGCAAAGCC ATACAAAAATGATCCTGAGATTCTGGCAATGACAAACCTGATCGCAGCATACCAAAGGAATGAGATTTTGGAGTTTGAAAAAATTTTGAAG AGTAACAGGAGGACAATTATGGATGATCCGTTTATTCGCAATTACATTGAAGATCTCTTAAAGAATGTGAGAACTCAAGTGTTGCTCAAACTCATCAAGCCTTACACAAGGATTCGGATCCCCTTCATATCAAAG GAGCTTAATGTCCCAGAGAAGGATGTCGAAGAGTTGTTAGTGTCGCTTATTTTGGATAATCGGATTTCTGGGCACATTGATCAAGTGAATCGGCTGTTAGAGCGTGGTGACAG GTCGAAAGGAATGAAGAAATACACCGCAATAGACAAATGGAACACACAGCTGAAACTACTGTATCAAACTGTTGGGAACCGAGTATGTTGA
- the LOC131007876 gene encoding uncharacterized protein LOC131007876 — MADRSITYPKGVVEDVLVQVEQFIFPADFVVSDMPEDKNTPLILGRPFLATGRALIDVQDGDLTFKVNDEKLTLSIYDAMRKPAELQPDECNMMESVINSPAVVDDPLEECITRSLYPYSELDDACDEILEYIAELEAVEKHPIDPVPYMDIHKPVDGGRKLQSNNDSPGGSA; from the exons ATGGCAGATCgctccatcacatatcccaagggagttgTGGAGGATGTACTAGTGCAGGtagagcagtttatttttcctgcagattttGTAGTCtcggacatgccggaggacaagaatactccattgattttGGGGCGTCCATTCCTAGCTACCGGCCGTGCCCTAATTGATGTACAGGATGGAGATCTCACATTTAaagtcaatgatgaaaaattgactcTATCTATCTATGACGCTATGAGAAAACCAGCCGAGTTGCAGCCGGATGAGTGCAACATGATGGAATCGGTGATAAATTCCCCTGCGGTTGTAGACGATCccttggaggagtgcatcacacggTCCTTATACCCATACTCTGAGCTCGATGATGCATGTGATGAGATTTTGGAATACATTGCTGAGTTGGAGGCTGTAGAGAAACATCCCATCGatcctgtgccttacatggatattcacaaacctgttgatgggggaagaAA GCTACAATCAAAtaatgatagccccggaggatcagcataa